From the Heptranchias perlo isolate sHepPer1 chromosome 26, sHepPer1.hap1, whole genome shotgun sequence genome, one window contains:
- the LOC137342695 gene encoding serine/arginine-rich splicing factor 4-like isoform X2, with translation MSDILKTIFHRGYGYRRSGRDRYGPPTRTEYRLIVENLSSRCSWQDLKDYMRQAGEVTYADAHKGRKNEGVIEFKSYSDMKRALDKLDGTEVNGRKIRLIEDRPSSRRRRSYSRSRSRSRSRSPSRNRSRSHKSRSHSGSSKSSRSRSRSGSHSRSKSGSRSKSRSVSKNKNKSRSRSKEKKSRARSGSEGNSKSRSRSVEQIRDNNGEEKTENRNENGEKERSVSKEKSRSRSKSKDGEKVVSRSRSKEKVKSKSRSKSRSKEKSKSKSRSRSKSKEKRKGRKRSRSRSRSRSKSEKNKRRSKRESKTKVTSKSRKRKGDQEQSRSRSESKEKEEETRKSNAEKETKGEGEEVDGESDSNEQSKSSRASRSRSRSRSKAKSKSRSRSKSISKTRSRSKSRSPSRPVSRSVSRSRSRSRSKS, from the exons ATGTCAGATATTCTGAAAACCATTTTTCACC GTGGTTATGGTTATAGAAGATCTGGAAGAGACAGATATGGACCTCCAACTCGTACAGAATATAGACTTATTGTGGAAAATTTATCTAGCCGGTGCAGCTGGCAAGATTTAAAG GATTATATGCGTCAAGCAGGTGAAGTTACATATGCAGATGCACATAAAGGAAGAAAGAATGAAGGTGTAATAGAATTTAAGTCTTACTCTGATATGAAAAGAGCGCTTGATAAACTGGATGGCACAGAAGTTAATGGCAGAAAAATCAGATTGATTGAAGACAGGCCTTCATCACGACGACGTCGTTCATACTCCAGAAGCCGAAGCCGTTCGAG gtCTCGATCTCCAAGCAGAAATCGCTCTCGTTCTCATAAGAGTCGAAGTCACAGTGGAAGCAGTAAGAGCAGTCGATCTCGATCCCG GTCTGGCTCACACTCTAGAAGCAAAAGTGGAAGCAGAAGCAAAAGTCGAAGTGTGAGCAAGAACAAGAACAAAAGCCGGAGCAGAAGTAAAGAGAAGAAAAGCAGAGCAAGGAGTGGAAGTGAGGGGAATagtaagagcaggagcaggagtgtggAACAGATTAGAGACAACAATGGAGAAGAGAAAACTGAGAACAGAAATGAaaatggagagaaagaaaggagtgtTAGCAAAGAGAAAAGTAGAAGCCGGAGTAAGAGTAAAGATGGAGAAAAAGTTGTCAGTAGAAGTAGAAGCAAAGAGAAGGTTAAAAGTAAGAGCAGAAGTAAAAGTAGGAGCAAAGAGAAGAGTAAGAGTAAGAGTAGAAGTCGGAGCAAGAGCAAGGAAAAAAGAAaaggcaggaagaggagcagaagccggagcaggagtcggagcaaAAGTGAGAAGAACAAAAGGCGTAGCAAACGTGAAAGCAAGACTAAAGTTACCAGTAAGAGCAGGAAGAGAAAAGGTGACCAAGAACAGTCTAGGTCAAGATCAGAATCaaaggaaaaggaggaagagactAGAAAATCAAATGCTGAGAAAGAAACTAAGGGTGAAGGTGAAGAAGTGGATGGGGAATCAGACTCGAATGAACAGTCAAAGTCAAGTCGTGCGTCTCGTTCTAGGTCAAGGTCCAGATCAAAGGCCAAATCTAAATCTCGTTCCAGGTCCAAATCGATCTCCAAAACCAGGTCACGTTCAAAGTCACGTTCACCTTCTCGACCTGTGTCGAGATCTGTGTCTCGGTCCAGGTCCAGGTCGCGCTCAAAGTCCTAA
- the LOC137342695 gene encoding serine/arginine-rich splicing factor 4-like isoform X1, protein MPRVYIGRLSYQARERDVERFFKGYGKILEVDIKNGYGFVEFDDPRDADDAVYELNGKELCGERVIVEHARGPRRDGGYSSQRSGYGYRRSGRDRYGPPTRTEYRLIVENLSSRCSWQDLKDYMRQAGEVTYADAHKGRKNEGVIEFKSYSDMKRALDKLDGTEVNGRKIRLIEDRPSSRRRRSYSRSRSRSRSRSPSRNRSRSHKSRSHSGSSKSSRSRSRSGSHSRSKSGSRSKSRSVSKNKNKSRSRSKEKKSRARSGSEGNSKSRSRSVEQIRDNNGEEKTENRNENGEKERSVSKEKSRSRSKSKDGEKVVSRSRSKEKVKSKSRSKSRSKEKSKSKSRSRSKSKEKRKGRKRSRSRSRSRSKSEKNKRRSKRESKTKVTSKSRKRKGDQEQSRSRSESKEKEEETRKSNAEKETKGEGEEVDGESDSNEQSKSSRASRSRSRSRSKAKSKSRSRSKSISKTRSRSKSRSPSRPVSRSVSRSRSRSRSKS, encoded by the exons ATATGGCTTTGTTGAATTTGATGATCCTCGAGATGCAGATGATGCTGTTTATGAGCTGAATGGTAAAGAACTTTGTGGGGAAAGGGTAATCGTTGAACATGCTAGAGGTCCTCGAAGGGATGGTGGTTACAGCTCTCAGCGCA GTGGTTATGGTTATAGAAGATCTGGAAGAGACAGATATGGACCTCCAACTCGTACAGAATATAGACTTATTGTGGAAAATTTATCTAGCCGGTGCAGCTGGCAAGATTTAAAG GATTATATGCGTCAAGCAGGTGAAGTTACATATGCAGATGCACATAAAGGAAGAAAGAATGAAGGTGTAATAGAATTTAAGTCTTACTCTGATATGAAAAGAGCGCTTGATAAACTGGATGGCACAGAAGTTAATGGCAGAAAAATCAGATTGATTGAAGACAGGCCTTCATCACGACGACGTCGTTCATACTCCAGAAGCCGAAGCCGTTCGAG gtCTCGATCTCCAAGCAGAAATCGCTCTCGTTCTCATAAGAGTCGAAGTCACAGTGGAAGCAGTAAGAGCAGTCGATCTCGATCCCG GTCTGGCTCACACTCTAGAAGCAAAAGTGGAAGCAGAAGCAAAAGTCGAAGTGTGAGCAAGAACAAGAACAAAAGCCGGAGCAGAAGTAAAGAGAAGAAAAGCAGAGCAAGGAGTGGAAGTGAGGGGAATagtaagagcaggagcaggagtgtggAACAGATTAGAGACAACAATGGAGAAGAGAAAACTGAGAACAGAAATGAaaatggagagaaagaaaggagtgtTAGCAAAGAGAAAAGTAGAAGCCGGAGTAAGAGTAAAGATGGAGAAAAAGTTGTCAGTAGAAGTAGAAGCAAAGAGAAGGTTAAAAGTAAGAGCAGAAGTAAAAGTAGGAGCAAAGAGAAGAGTAAGAGTAAGAGTAGAAGTCGGAGCAAGAGCAAGGAAAAAAGAAaaggcaggaagaggagcagaagccggagcaggagtcggagcaaAAGTGAGAAGAACAAAAGGCGTAGCAAACGTGAAAGCAAGACTAAAGTTACCAGTAAGAGCAGGAAGAGAAAAGGTGACCAAGAACAGTCTAGGTCAAGATCAGAATCaaaggaaaaggaggaagagactAGAAAATCAAATGCTGAGAAAGAAACTAAGGGTGAAGGTGAAGAAGTGGATGGGGAATCAGACTCGAATGAACAGTCAAAGTCAAGTCGTGCGTCTCGTTCTAGGTCAAGGTCCAGATCAAAGGCCAAATCTAAATCTCGTTCCAGGTCCAAATCGATCTCCAAAACCAGGTCACGTTCAAAGTCACGTTCACCTTCTCGACCTGTGTCGAGATCTGTGTCTCGGTCCAGGTCCAGGTCGCGCTCAAAGTCCTAA